From the Oleiphilus messinensis genome, one window contains:
- the fliG gene encoding flagellar motor switch protein FliG produces MAEENAAAPAPVDKKNLPKVSRTEAAAILLMSLGEADAAQILKHMGPKEVQRVGTAMSQLRDIKQEQVEVVTLEFLEAVGGQTGLGIGADDYIRAMLTQALGEEKAASLIDRILVGGNTTGLDTLKWMEARSVADIIRYEHPQIQAIVVSYLDPDQAAGVLSNLDEKVRLDVIMRVAALETVQPQALQELNDILEKQFSGGSSTKTSKIGGVKRAADIMNFMDSSVEGEMMESIKEVDADLGSEIEDLMFVFDNLKDVDDRGIQTLLREVSSDVLILALKGSDDELKEKIFKNMSKRAAELLRDDLEAKGPVKLSEVETAQKDILTIARKLADAGEISLGGAGEEML; encoded by the coding sequence ATGGCTGAAGAGAATGCCGCTGCGCCCGCGCCTGTAGACAAAAAGAATTTGCCAAAAGTGAGTCGTACGGAAGCCGCTGCAATTCTGTTGATGTCTCTGGGTGAAGCGGATGCAGCACAGATTCTCAAGCATATGGGGCCCAAGGAAGTGCAGCGAGTCGGTACCGCCATGTCTCAATTGCGTGATATCAAGCAGGAACAAGTTGAAGTCGTTACGCTTGAATTTCTTGAAGCGGTTGGAGGGCAAACCGGGTTAGGTATCGGCGCGGATGATTATATTCGGGCCATGTTGACCCAGGCTTTGGGCGAAGAAAAAGCGGCGAGTTTGATTGACCGCATTCTGGTTGGCGGTAACACAACCGGCCTGGATACTTTGAAATGGATGGAAGCCCGCTCGGTGGCGGACATCATTCGTTATGAGCACCCGCAAATTCAGGCCATCGTAGTCTCTTATCTCGACCCGGATCAAGCTGCAGGTGTGTTGTCGAATTTGGATGAAAAGGTTCGTCTGGATGTCATTATGCGTGTTGCCGCGTTGGAAACGGTTCAACCTCAGGCATTGCAGGAATTGAATGACATTTTGGAGAAACAATTCTCCGGGGGCTCATCAACGAAAACCAGTAAGATCGGCGGGGTCAAGCGGGCCGCTGATATTATGAACTTTATGGACAGCAGCGTTGAAGGCGAGATGATGGAGTCGATCAAAGAGGTTGATGCTGATCTTGGCTCTGAAATTGAAGACCTGATGTTTGTATTTGATAACCTCAAGGATGTTGATGATCGCGGCATTCAGACCTTGCTTCGAGAGGTTTCCTCTGATGTTCTGATTCTTGCCCTTAAAGGCTCAGATGACGAACTTAAAGAAAAAATATTCAAAAATATGTCGAAACGAGCTGCCGAATTGTTGCGTGATGATCTGGAAGCGAAAGGCCCGGTAAAACTCAGCGAGGTCGAGACTGCACAAAAAGATATTCTTACAATTGCCCGCAAACTTGCGGATGCCGGCGAAATCTCGCTGGGTGGTGCTGGCGAAGAAATGCTGTAG
- a CDS encoding STAS domain-containing protein — MANHGDIKLVNNCNIASAEALAHQLEELFRTGAPVDIDASEVERIDTAAAQILYSFFVSMQQSGLQVVLQRPSEAFIECVTRLGLKSYFEN; from the coding sequence ATGGCGAATCACGGCGATATAAAACTGGTCAATAATTGTAATATTGCCAGTGCTGAGGCACTTGCCCACCAGTTGGAAGAATTGTTCCGAACCGGAGCCCCTGTCGATATTGATGCCAGTGAAGTGGAACGCATCGATACGGCGGCAGCTCAGATATTGTATTCATTTTTCGTCAGCATGCAGCAGTCGGGTCTACAGGTGGTTTTGCAGAGACCTTCTGAGGCGTTTATTGAGTGTGTGACGCGGTTGGGGTTAAAAAGCTACTTTGAAAATTAA
- a CDS encoding chemotaxis protein CheW has product MQDQQNENADENDLLISAAEPTEQYLTFFMDNEEYGVDILSVQEIRGWESATAIPNAPSHVKGVINLRGTVVPIIDLRQRFGLKEVEYGPTTVVIVLKISNQKQGQRVMGIVVDAVSDVHQFKSSEIQPSPEMSENANTAYVKGLGSVGDEMVILLDISAMLNADDTKPLLGAVTHH; this is encoded by the coding sequence ATGCAGGATCAACAGAATGAAAATGCGGATGAGAATGATCTTCTCATCAGTGCTGCCGAGCCTACGGAGCAATATCTGACTTTCTTCATGGATAACGAAGAATACGGCGTTGATATTCTAAGCGTTCAGGAGATTCGTGGCTGGGAAAGTGCTACCGCTATTCCGAATGCGCCGAGCCACGTTAAAGGCGTCATTAATCTTAGAGGTACCGTGGTACCGATTATTGATTTACGACAGCGATTTGGGTTGAAGGAAGTGGAGTATGGTCCGACCACAGTTGTAATTGTGCTCAAAATCAGCAATCAGAAACAGGGGCAGCGGGTAATGGGAATCGTTGTTGACGCAGTATCTGATGTACACCAATTTAAATCCTCCGAAATTCAGCCCTCTCCGGAAATGTCTGAAAATGCCAATACGGCATATGTCAAAGGCTTAGGTAGCGTTGGAGATGAGATGGTAATTCTGCTCGACATCAGTGCAATGTTGAATGCCGATGACACCAAACCATTGTTGGGTGCAGTGACGCATCACTGA
- the fliI gene encoding flagellar protein export ATPase FliI, protein MQSTLAERISRYTQSTPESIGPEISGRLTRMVGLTLESVGCPMVVGDRCLISVENHAAVEAEVVGFADDRVYLMPLTAIDGLRPGARVTPLSSAGQIPVGFSLLGRVLNGAAEPIDGKGPLQPEVHIPMTGHIINPLERAPIRQPLDVGICALNSMLSVGVGQRLGLFAGSGVGKSMLLGMMTRFTAADITVVGLIGERGREVKEFIEDILGEEGLARSVVIASPADDSALMRLRAAMLTTRMAEYFRDQGKNVLLLMDSLTRYAQAQREIALAVGEPPATKGYPPSVFAKIPQLVERAGNGKPGGGSITAFYTVLTEGDDQQDPIADATRAILDGHIVLSRRLAEEGHYPAIDVEASISRVMPHIVSDTHLRLAQRFKQVYARYQQSRDLISVGAYVPGSDPETDFAIERIPAMKRFLQQGLKESAPFDESIQMLQKILEAPSPKQANLAQRK, encoded by the coding sequence ATGCAAAGTACCTTGGCAGAACGAATAAGCCGCTACACACAATCGACCCCGGAATCAATTGGGCCAGAAATTTCGGGTCGTTTGACACGTATGGTCGGTCTTACTCTGGAGTCCGTCGGTTGTCCGATGGTCGTGGGCGATCGTTGTTTGATTTCCGTTGAGAATCATGCCGCCGTTGAGGCCGAAGTTGTGGGTTTTGCGGATGACAGGGTGTATTTGATGCCATTGACAGCCATTGATGGATTACGCCCTGGCGCCCGCGTGACGCCGCTTTCAAGCGCTGGCCAGATTCCGGTTGGGTTTAGTCTGCTGGGACGAGTGTTGAATGGTGCTGCAGAGCCGATTGATGGTAAGGGGCCACTTCAGCCAGAAGTTCATATCCCGATGACGGGACACATCATCAATCCTCTTGAGCGCGCGCCAATCCGTCAGCCGTTGGATGTGGGGATCTGTGCGCTCAATAGCATGTTAAGTGTCGGGGTTGGGCAGCGACTTGGGCTTTTTGCCGGTAGTGGTGTGGGTAAGAGTATGCTGTTGGGTATGATGACGCGCTTTACGGCTGCAGATATTACCGTAGTCGGTCTGATTGGTGAGCGGGGTCGTGAGGTTAAAGAGTTCATCGAAGATATTTTGGGAGAAGAAGGGCTGGCCCGGTCGGTCGTGATTGCATCGCCTGCGGATGATTCCGCATTAATGCGTTTGCGAGCGGCGATGTTGACGACCCGCATGGCAGAATATTTTCGTGATCAGGGTAAAAATGTGCTGTTGTTGATGGACTCCTTAACGCGTTATGCCCAGGCCCAAAGGGAGATCGCCCTGGCGGTAGGAGAGCCTCCCGCAACCAAGGGATATCCACCATCGGTATTTGCGAAGATCCCCCAACTGGTGGAGCGAGCTGGAAACGGTAAGCCCGGTGGGGGATCCATCACGGCATTTTACACAGTGCTCACTGAAGGGGATGACCAACAGGACCCGATTGCAGATGCGACCCGAGCCATATTGGATGGTCACATCGTGCTTTCCAGGCGGCTTGCAGAAGAGGGGCATTATCCGGCAATCGACGTAGAAGCTTCCATCAGTCGAGTCATGCCGCACATTGTGAGTGATACCCATTTACGGCTGGCACAGCGATTTAAACAGGTTTATGCACGTTACCAACAATCCCGTGACCTGATTAGTGTCGGGGCCTATGTGCCCGGAAGTGATCCGGAAACTGACTTTGCTATTGAGCGTATTCCGGCAATGAAGCGATTCTTGCAACAGGGGCTCAAGGAAAGCGCTCCATTTGATGAAAGTATTCAAATGTTGCAAAAAATTCTGGAAGCACCTTCGCCCAAGCAAGCCAATCTGGCACAACGTAAGTAA
- a CDS encoding protein-glutamate methylesterase/protein-glutamine glutaminase: MTKKKVLIVDDSQLIRSILTEIINSAGDLQVVGTAIDPYDAREKIKSLLPDVITLDIEMPKMDGISFLKNLMRLRPMPVVMISTLTEKGAPATLEALALGAVDYIAKPKANEANALNAYANDIIEKVRVAANANVQAPTRNTDPGKQPRSGVQMEFRNDACIAIGASTGGTEAIKEVLMSMPVNCPPIVIAQHIPPVFSTTFAERMNRTCGITVKEAQSGDILAPGIAYLAPGDDHLLLKRKGGQYVCELSKAEPVNRHRPSVEVLFDSVASVVGEKSVAALLTGMGADGAAALLRLKQAGAFTIAQDEQTSVVWGMPGVAVKLGAAEKVLPLKQVGRALLGQCLQKK, encoded by the coding sequence ATGACAAAGAAAAAAGTGCTTATTGTTGATGATTCGCAGCTCATCCGCTCAATTTTGACGGAAATAATAAATTCTGCGGGAGACTTGCAGGTTGTTGGGACTGCAATTGATCCCTATGATGCTCGGGAAAAAATAAAGAGTTTACTGCCTGACGTTATCACACTGGATATAGAAATGCCTAAAATGGATGGCATCTCGTTTCTTAAAAACTTGATGAGGCTCCGGCCCATGCCGGTGGTGATGATTTCTACCCTGACAGAAAAGGGCGCGCCTGCTACGCTTGAGGCGCTGGCGCTAGGTGCCGTTGATTATATCGCCAAGCCAAAAGCAAATGAGGCTAATGCGTTAAATGCTTACGCGAATGATATTATCGAAAAAGTAAGGGTCGCTGCGAACGCAAATGTCCAAGCGCCTACACGCAATACCGACCCTGGCAAGCAACCAAGATCGGGCGTGCAAATGGAATTCAGGAATGACGCCTGCATTGCTATAGGGGCGTCGACTGGAGGTACCGAGGCAATCAAAGAGGTATTGATGTCGATGCCAGTAAATTGTCCGCCGATTGTGATTGCGCAGCATATACCGCCAGTATTCAGTACGACTTTCGCTGAACGAATGAATCGAACCTGCGGGATAACGGTTAAAGAAGCGCAATCCGGTGATATACTTGCGCCAGGTATAGCCTATCTCGCGCCAGGGGATGATCACCTGCTATTGAAGCGGAAAGGCGGGCAGTATGTTTGTGAGCTGAGTAAGGCTGAGCCTGTAAATCGGCACCGTCCCTCGGTTGAAGTATTGTTTGATTCTGTCGCGTCCGTGGTCGGTGAAAAAAGTGTAGCGGCGCTGTTGACCGGAATGGGTGCAGATGGCGCGGCAGCATTACTGCGACTCAAGCAAGCCGGTGCATTCACAATTGCACAGGATGAGCAAACCAGTGTGGTCTGGGGGATGCCGGGTGTCGCGGTAAAATTGGGGGCTGCGGAAAAAGTTTTACCACTAAAGCAGGTGGGTCGAGCCTTACTTGGTCAGTGCCTGCAAAAAAAATAA
- the fliJ gene encoding flagellar export protein FliJ, whose translation MEKRSTRLKIVLDLAVRKEEAALKQLQRAQQLLHQEREKERQLQQYMQDYQTQLQQQQQGNLHIQSYLNLQNFMAQLGQAMTQQQNQITQAEKQVAACLASWRQLHEKKKGMQEHIEKCRQQEQVEQDKQEQKLIDEFSQRRNRF comes from the coding sequence ATGGAAAAGCGTTCGACGCGATTAAAAATCGTACTTGATCTTGCTGTTCGCAAAGAAGAGGCGGCATTGAAACAGTTGCAACGTGCGCAACAGTTATTGCATCAGGAGCGTGAAAAAGAGCGCCAACTGCAGCAGTATATGCAAGATTATCAAACTCAGTTGCAACAACAGCAACAGGGGAATTTACACATCCAGTCCTATCTGAATCTGCAAAATTTTATGGCACAGCTTGGACAGGCAATGACCCAGCAACAAAATCAAATCACTCAAGCAGAAAAACAGGTCGCAGCGTGTCTGGCATCATGGCGGCAACTCCATGAAAAGAAAAAAGGCATGCAAGAGCATATTGAAAAGTGTCGACAGCAGGAACAAGTTGAGCAGGATAAACAGGAGCAAAAGCTTATTGATGAATTCAGCCAACGTAGAAACCGCTTCTGA
- the cheD gene encoding chemoreceptor glutamine deamidase CheD codes for MNSSFQSPSLVSGFEHINRYFDKRMQLHAAKILPGEFYVSLHGEMIVTVLGSCVSACVRDRVKGIGGMNHFMLPMQSEHSSEQWGSNAISSASRYGNWAMEFLINEILKQGGKKENLEIKVFGGGQVLSNMTNIGQRNISFVKYYLQKEGLEIVAMDAGGLYPRKVLYFPDTGAVKVRKLRTTANDTILQREKAYIDNIIKKPKEGEVELF; via the coding sequence ATGAATTCATCGTTTCAGTCACCTTCATTGGTAAGCGGATTTGAGCATATTAACCGCTATTTTGACAAGCGTATGCAGCTTCATGCAGCAAAGATATTGCCTGGCGAATTTTACGTCAGTTTGCATGGCGAGATGATTGTCACGGTACTGGGGTCATGTGTGTCCGCCTGTGTTCGTGATCGCGTCAAAGGCATCGGCGGTATGAATCATTTTATGCTGCCCATGCAAAGCGAGCACTCCAGTGAGCAGTGGGGTTCTAATGCGATTAGTTCGGCCTCCAGATACGGCAACTGGGCGATGGAATTTTTGATCAATGAAATTCTGAAGCAAGGCGGGAAGAAAGAAAACTTGGAAATCAAGGTGTTTGGCGGGGGGCAGGTGCTGAGCAATATGACCAACATTGGTCAACGAAACATTTCATTCGTAAAGTATTATTTGCAAAAAGAGGGGTTAGAAATTGTGGCGATGGATGCGGGAGGGTTGTATCCCCGGAAAGTGCTTTATTTTCCAGACACCGGCGCAGTTAAAGTCAGAAAATTACGAACCACGGCAAACGATACCATTCTGCAGCGCGAGAAAGCTTACATTGACAATATTATTAAGAAACCAAAAGAGGGTGAGGTTGAGCTGTTTTGA
- a CDS encoding flagellar assembly protein FliH produces MSNKPISGKSRIPAKELTAYERWELPAMDEQGNAVKPEPEPEEMVKPLTAADLEQIHKDAYEAGFEEGYKAGEQQGLQNGFEKGHQDGSVKGEQEGYQKGQESGHAEAFAKTDGEMQSALRRLQNLLGELLDPIKAHDDEIEEALLNLTMALTRAVIKRELVLDSRQIRTVLREALGMLPSTSANIRIFLNPVDIDSVSQVINEMDGEAKVIASEEIIPGGCRVETSQSLINYTVEKRFQKAVQSMLERSMARADGEEVSDLSQAMGELTDFHRELLDTEVALDAVEKPISLDPEPEPPEPEPTHVEGSDEPDKN; encoded by the coding sequence ATGTCCAACAAACCCATCAGTGGCAAAAGCCGTATTCCTGCCAAAGAATTGACAGCCTATGAGCGTTGGGAACTGCCTGCTATGGATGAGCAGGGGAATGCAGTAAAACCCGAACCGGAACCAGAAGAAATGGTCAAACCGTTGACCGCTGCCGATTTGGAACAAATTCATAAGGATGCATACGAAGCAGGGTTTGAAGAAGGCTATAAAGCGGGTGAGCAGCAAGGCTTACAAAATGGTTTTGAAAAGGGACATCAGGACGGTAGTGTAAAAGGTGAGCAGGAAGGGTACCAAAAAGGGCAGGAAAGCGGCCATGCCGAAGCGTTTGCTAAAACTGATGGCGAAATGCAATCGGCCCTGAGACGGCTGCAAAATTTGCTGGGCGAACTGCTTGATCCGATAAAAGCGCATGATGATGAAATCGAAGAAGCGCTGTTAAATCTTACCATGGCGTTAACTCGTGCCGTCATCAAGCGGGAACTCGTGCTGGATTCCCGCCAAATTCGAACTGTTCTCCGGGAGGCACTTGGCATGCTTCCTTCCACTTCTGCGAATATCCGGATATTTCTCAATCCTGTGGATATAGATTCTGTGTCGCAGGTCATTAATGAAATGGATGGTGAAGCGAAAGTGATTGCCAGCGAGGAGATTATCCCCGGTGGTTGTCGTGTGGAAACGTCACAGAGTTTGATTAACTATACTGTTGAAAAACGTTTTCAAAAAGCGGTGCAATCCATGTTAGAGCGCTCTATGGCGAGGGCTGACGGCGAAGAGGTGAGTGATCTGAGTCAGGCAATGGGGGAGCTCACTGATTTTCATCGCGAACTTCTAGACACCGAAGTAGCGCTTGATGCTGTGGAAAAGCCCATTTCTCTTGATCCAGAACCAGAACCACCAGAACCAGAACCGACTCATGTTGAAGGCTCAGACGAGCCGGATAAAAATTGA
- a CDS encoding chemotaxis protein CheA, whose translation MGIDLSQFHQVFFEESLEGLDVMESALLDIDLQSYDDETINEIFRAAHSIKGGAGTFGFSAVAEFTHVLETLLDQIRSGDRPLLQEHVDLFLQSVDCVRRMIQALQSGDSDQNDEADELKIQFEKILSGASASNAPQDITQTPGNEVGGAASEELKAEEELKAQSGQPDIWKIFFKPDPDILKTGNEPLRMFRELEEFGALEVVADVSSVPAIGAIEPELCYLAWTLKLTSESATQEQIEEVFEWVIDDAELTVARESTETVEEREMLAGEGEGEGEGEGQLNQPEAAAQLPDATPATTVVPEAASDVPISETTEPEISAPIAAKTPANKTSDKSKADKTKTEVSSIRVGIDKIDSLINMVGELVITQSMLGELSRDFDMDKLPKLLEGLEQLSQNTRELQESVMRIRMLPISFTFSRFPRLVHDLSRNLGKKIELKLLGEQTELDKTVMEKIGDPMVHLVRNSLDHGIETPADRIAAGKSETGTIILNAYHQGGNIVIQIIDDGKGLDRDRILRKAVEKGLVGENDKLSDEQIYDLVFKPGFSTAEQVTDISGRGVGMDVVRRNIQELNGSVEVESVPGEGSTFTIRLPLTLAILDGQLVRSGEHTYILPLISIIESIQTDMTMIHRVAGGCDVLRLRNEYVPVIRLYDIFNIRPDSTNLEDSLLVVVEGDNMKVALVVDDLLAQQQVVIKSLEENYKRVEGVSGATILGDGTVALILDISGLIKLAGVRKDDYKVIKNEGDRAA comes from the coding sequence ATGGGAATAGATCTAAGTCAATTCCATCAAGTTTTTTTTGAAGAAAGCCTGGAAGGGTTGGATGTTATGGAGTCCGCACTTCTCGATATTGATCTTCAATCCTACGATGATGAAACGATAAACGAAATATTCCGAGCTGCGCACTCAATCAAAGGTGGAGCTGGAACTTTCGGATTCTCTGCGGTTGCTGAGTTTACTCACGTATTGGAAACACTGCTGGATCAAATTCGGTCGGGTGACCGGCCTTTGCTTCAGGAGCATGTGGATTTGTTCCTGCAATCCGTTGATTGTGTCCGTAGGATGATCCAGGCCCTACAAAGTGGAGATTCTGATCAGAATGATGAAGCCGATGAGCTAAAGATTCAATTTGAAAAGATTTTGTCAGGAGCATCAGCTTCTAATGCGCCGCAGGACATCACTCAAACGCCTGGAAATGAGGTGGGCGGGGCTGCTTCAGAGGAGCTTAAAGCAGAAGAGGAGCTGAAAGCACAATCGGGGCAGCCAGATATCTGGAAAATATTTTTCAAGCCAGATCCGGATATCTTGAAAACCGGTAATGAACCTTTACGGATGTTCCGTGAACTCGAAGAATTTGGCGCGCTTGAGGTTGTCGCTGATGTCTCCTCTGTTCCTGCAATCGGGGCGATTGAACCGGAGCTTTGCTATCTGGCCTGGACGTTGAAACTTACCTCGGAATCGGCGACTCAAGAGCAAATAGAAGAGGTATTTGAGTGGGTTATCGATGATGCCGAGTTAACCGTGGCGCGTGAATCCACCGAGACAGTGGAAGAGCGTGAAATGCTTGCTGGAGAAGGAGAAGGAGAAGGAGAAGGAGAAGGACAGCTTAATCAACCCGAAGCTGCAGCCCAGCTTCCCGATGCTACTCCGGCGACAACCGTAGTTCCTGAGGCTGCATCAGATGTCCCCATCTCGGAAACTACTGAGCCTGAAATATCTGCACCCATCGCGGCAAAAACGCCTGCAAACAAAACCTCAGACAAGAGCAAGGCAGACAAAACGAAAACGGAAGTATCTTCAATCCGGGTTGGAATCGACAAAATTGATAGTCTGATAAATATGGTCGGTGAGCTTGTCATTACCCAGTCTATGCTCGGAGAGCTGAGCCGGGATTTTGACATGGACAAATTGCCCAAATTACTGGAGGGCTTGGAACAATTGAGCCAAAACACGCGAGAACTTCAGGAAAGTGTCATGCGGATACGAATGTTGCCGATTAGCTTTACATTCAGCCGTTTTCCTCGCCTGGTTCATGATTTAAGCCGAAACTTGGGTAAAAAAATTGAGTTGAAGTTGCTTGGCGAGCAAACCGAGCTTGATAAGACGGTAATGGAAAAAATCGGTGACCCAATGGTGCACCTGGTTCGAAACTCGCTGGATCATGGTATCGAAACGCCAGCGGATCGCATTGCTGCGGGGAAGTCGGAAACCGGAACGATTATCCTGAATGCCTATCATCAAGGCGGTAATATCGTGATCCAGATTATTGACGATGGCAAGGGGTTGGATCGGGATCGTATCCTGCGCAAGGCTGTGGAAAAAGGTCTGGTAGGCGAAAATGACAAGTTATCGGACGAACAGATTTATGACCTGGTTTTCAAGCCTGGCTTTTCAACTGCAGAACAAGTCACCGATATTTCGGGGCGCGGCGTCGGAATGGATGTCGTCCGAAGGAATATTCAGGAGCTTAACGGTTCTGTTGAAGTCGAATCTGTACCCGGTGAGGGGTCAACGTTTACCATTCGCTTGCCATTAACGTTAGCGATTCTGGATGGCCAGTTAGTGCGCAGCGGTGAACACACTTACATATTGCCATTGATATCGATTATTGAATCGATTCAAACCGATATGACCATGATTCATCGCGTCGCGGGAGGCTGTGATGTTTTACGTCTGAGAAACGAATATGTGCCCGTGATTCGCTTGTACGATATCTTTAATATTCGTCCGGATAGTACAAATCTGGAAGACTCTCTGCTCGTGGTGGTAGAAGGGGATAACATGAAGGTCGCGCTTGTGGTCGATGATTTACTGGCCCAGCAACAGGTCGTCATTAAAAGCCTAGAAGAAAATTACAAGCGGGTGGAAGGCGTTTCCGGTGCGACCATTTTGGGGGACGGTACGGTTGCATTGATTCTGGACATCAGTGGTTTGATCAAGTTAGCAGGTGTTCGTAAGGATGACTACAAAGTGATCAAAAACGAAGGTGACCGGGCCGCGTAG
- a CDS encoding CheR family methyltransferase, translated as MSEVPEYTLSQRENYVATEQREFPMTDANFARIASLASDHTGIVLGPHKRDMIYGRLARRMRALRLQNFDQYCDVLAQDRSPELSNFINAITTNLTSFFRESHHFEFLQDTVLPQLKITNRASKRIRIWSAGCSTGEEPYSLSITLNESVDLKSWDAKILATDLDSNVLQHGSNGVYDIQRIENMAEERKRKWFLKDPQRPDVVKVKPVLQDSIRFKRLNLLEAWPMKGSFDVIFCRNVVIYFSKDTQRVLFDRYADILSDGGYLFIGHSETLHRVTDRFRSLGKTIYQKIR; from the coding sequence GTGAGTGAAGTGCCAGAATATACATTAAGTCAACGCGAGAACTACGTCGCAACAGAGCAGCGTGAATTCCCGATGACTGACGCCAATTTTGCGCGAATTGCCAGCCTTGCCAGTGATCATACCGGTATCGTCCTGGGACCCCATAAGCGGGATATGATATACGGTCGTCTTGCCCGTCGGATGCGGGCTTTAAGGTTACAAAATTTTGACCAGTATTGTGATGTGTTGGCGCAAGATCGTTCGCCTGAGCTCAGTAATTTTATTAATGCCATTACCACAAACCTGACATCTTTTTTCCGCGAATCCCATCATTTCGAGTTTTTGCAAGATACGGTGTTGCCCCAACTGAAAATAACGAATCGAGCGTCCAAGCGTATCAGAATATGGTCCGCGGGTTGTTCTACCGGTGAGGAGCCCTACAGTCTATCAATCACGTTGAATGAATCTGTTGATCTTAAAAGCTGGGATGCCAAGATCCTGGCAACCGACCTGGATAGCAATGTCTTACAGCATGGTAGCAATGGTGTCTACGACATTCAGCGTATCGAGAACATGGCAGAAGAACGCAAGCGTAAGTGGTTTTTAAAGGACCCTCAACGGCCGGATGTTGTTAAGGTAAAACCTGTATTGCAGGATAGCATTCGTTTTAAACGCTTGAATTTGCTGGAGGCATGGCCCATGAAAGGCTCTTTTGATGTGATTTTTTGTCGTAATGTCGTTATTTACTTCAGCAAAGATACGCAACGGGTGTTGTTTGATCGCTATGCCGATATATTGAGTGATGGCGGTTATCTGTTTATTGGGCATTCCGAGACGTTGCACCGTGTAACTGACCGTTTCAGGTCTCTTGGGAAAACCATTTACCAGAAGATACGTTAA
- a CDS encoding response regulator yields the protein MTKILAVDDSASMRQMVSFTLKGAGYEVVEASDGQQALDLAKKQQVDLVLSDVNMPVMDGIALVKELRGLPSYKFTPILMLTTESAGDKKMEGKQAGATGWLVKPFNPDQLLATIKKVL from the coding sequence ATGACAAAAATATTGGCGGTTGATGACTCGGCATCCATGAGACAAATGGTGTCATTCACCTTGAAAGGTGCTGGATATGAGGTTGTCGAGGCTTCCGATGGCCAGCAGGCGCTGGATCTGGCCAAAAAGCAACAAGTTGATCTTGTCCTGTCGGATGTCAACATGCCGGTGATGGATGGCATTGCGCTGGTTAAAGAGCTTCGCGGCTTGCCAAGTTACAAGTTTACACCGATTCTGATGCTGACAACCGAATCGGCCGGAGATAAAAAAATGGAAGGCAAGCAGGCGGGTGCAACCGGTTGGCTGGTTAAGCCTTTCAATCCGGATCAATTGTTGGCAACGATCAAAAAAGTCCTTTGA